GAGCGGTAGAGCCGGTCGACCGGGTGGTCCGCCAGCACGCCGCGTCCGCCGAGGATCTGCACGGCGTCGTCCACCACGCCCTGCGCGATTTCGGTCGCGAAGGACTTTGCCATGGCGGCTTCGAGGTCGGTGCGGTCTGCCCCGCCGTCGCGCTCCCAGGCCGCTCGATACACGAGGAGCCGGGCGGCGGTCAGGTCGGTGCCCATGCGCCCCACCTTCTCCTGCGTGATCTGAAAATCGGCGAGCGCTCGTCCGAACTGTCGGCGTGAGAGGGCGTGGTGGAGCGCTTCGTGCAGCGCGCGGCCCGCCATCCCGCAGGCCGCGGCGCCAACGGTGGGGCGCAGGCGGTCGAGCGTGGCGAGCCCGAGCTTGTACCCTTCGCCCTCGCCTCCGACGCGGGCCGAGGCCGGAAGCCGGCAGTCCTCCAGCGCGATCTCGCCCAGCGGGTGGGGGTCGGCCATCACGAGCGGCCGCACGAAGCGGAATCCCTTCGTATCGGCCGGGAGGAGGAAGGCGGAGATCCCTGCCACGCCTTCGCCCGGATCGGTGACCGCGAACAGGAGATAGAAGTCCGCGATCCCCGCGTTCGAGATGAAGGTCTTCACGCCGTTGAGGACGTAGTCGTTCCCGTCCCGGACGGCGGTCGTGCGCATGGCGGCCACGTCGGACCCCGCCTCCGGCTCGCTCATCGCGAAGGCGGCCACGGCTCGCCCGCGGATGGCGCGGTCGAGCCACAGCCGCCGCTGCCTCTCATCGCCGGCCAGTGCGATCGGGGTCGACCCCAACGCCTGGAGCGCGAACATTGCGTCCGCGAGCGGTGAGTAGAAGGCCAGCGTCTCTCGCGTCACGGAACAGGCCCGGAAGTCCTGTTGGGCAACCGCCTTCAGCCAGCCGCCCCGCCCCAGGGATGCGCAGATCTCCCGCGCGTAGCGGCGGGCGAGATCATCATCGTCCCGGTGCGCGTGTTCGGCGAACTCCGCCGCCGCATAGCGCCCGAGCCCCTCCCCGAGTTCGAGGTGCCGCGGTTCGAGGAAGGCGCGGACCGGGTGGAGATCGATCACGAGAACACCGCGGCCCGCTTCTCGACGAAGGCGCGGAAGCCCTCGCGGAAGTTCGGTTCCTCCATGCAGGCGGCCTGCAGGCGGGCCTCCTCGGCGAGCGCGTCGCGCAACGTCATGTGTGCCTCCGTCTCCAGAGCGCGCTTGGTGACGGACAGCGCGGCGGTGGGTCCCGCCGCCAGCCGCGCCGCCCACTCCGTCCCCGCGGCGAGCGCCTCGCCATCGGGCACGACCCGATGGTACAGTCCGACGCGGAGCGCCTCCCGCGCGTCGAGAAAATCGCCCGTCATCAGAAGCTCCGTCGCACGCCCGAGACCGATGATTCGCGGCAGGAGCCAGGCGATCCCCATGTCGGCGCCGGACAGCCCGACGCGCGTGAACAGGTAGGCGATCTTCGCGGATTCCGCCGCGATCCGCACATCGCAGGCGGTCGCGATCACGGCCCCGGCCCCCGCCACCGTGCCGTTCAGGGCGCCGACGACGGGCCTTCCGCACTCCCGCATGGCGGCGATCAGGTCGCACGTCATCCGCGTGAAGTCGAGCAACTCCGCGGCGTCCATCTCGAGGAGTGGTCCGATGATGTCGCGCACATCTCCGCCCGTGCAGAAGGCGGCGCCGGCGCCCGTGATGACGACCGCGCGAACCCCCGGCTCACGGTCGAGCGCGCGGAACGTGTTTCGGAGTTCGTCGTAAATCTCGAAGGTCAGCGCATTGCCCCGTTCCGGACGGTTCAGCGTGATCGTCGCGACGGATGTCGCCGCATCGACCTCGTACAGGAATGAACTCGGGTTCAGATGCACGGTGCGCTTCCTTCCAGGCGGTGGTGCGAGGTCATGGCAGGACGGCGGTCGCCTCGATCTCGACCTGCGCGCCGGTATCGACGAGCCCGCTGACCTCGACGAGCGCCATGGCGGGATAGTGCCGGCCCAAGCGGGCGCGCCACGCGGCCCCAAGCTCGGAACGGGCCTCCCGGTAGGCGGCGAGATCCGTCACGTAGATGGTCATCCGTCCGATGTGCGAGGGCTCGCCGCCCGCTGCCCGCACGACCGTCAGCACGCGATCGAGCGCGAGCGCGAACTGCGCGGCGAAGTCCGGAGTCTCAATCTGTCCTCCCGATCCGCTTGCGGTCTGGCCGGCAACGAAGAGCACGCGCCCGCCGGGAGGAGCGAGGAGGCCGTGATTCCAGCCCCTCGGCTCGCCAAGCGCGGCCGGGTTCAGCACCTCGAACGCGTCGGTCACGGGAGAGTCGCCGTGGCACCGCCGTCCAGCACGATGGTCTGGCCGTTGATGCTCCGCGCTTCGTCTCCGCAGAGGAACGCGATCGATGCCGCGACCTCCCCGGGGGCAATGAGCCGGCCCTGCGGCGTCGTCGCAAGGATCGCCTCGACGGCGTCGGTCTCATCCATGTCCGTTCGCTTCACGATGTTCTCGATCGTGGCGTCCGTCATCGGCGTGTCGACGTAGCCGGGACAGACCGCGTTCACCGTAACCCCGGCCCCGGCCACCTCGGCCGCGGCGGCACGCGTGAGTCCGAGCAGGGCGTGCTTCGATGCGGCGTAGGCGGCGATGTAGCGCGCCCCGCGCAGGCCGGCGACCGAGGCCACGTTCACGATCCGGCCCCAGCCGCGCTCCATCATGCCGGGCATCACGCCCTGCATCGCGAGAAACGCGCCGGTCGCGTTGATGCGCCACAGCCGGTCCCACTCCTCCAGGGCGAGTTTCACGACGGCCGCGGAACTGGCCACACCGGCGTTGTTCACGAGGATGTCCACGGCGCCGAGACGATGCTCGGCCTCGCGGCACAGGGCCTTCACGTTCGCCGGGTCCGACACGTCGCACGTCGCCGCCCAGGCCTCGCCGCCGCCGTCCCGCAGTTCGGCCGCGACGGCCTCGATCTCCGGCGTGCTCCGCGCCGCCAGGACCAGCCGGACGCCTCGATCCGCCAGCGTCCGCGCCGTCGCGGCCCCGATGCCGCGCCCCCCGCCCGTGACGAGAGCGCCACGTCCGGCAAGACTCACGACTCTTTCTCCTCCCTCAGGGCTTCTCTCACGGCCTCCGCGAGGATGTCGCCGAGCGTCTCAATGGTAGCACGTCCCTCTTCCGCCGTCGCCTGCGACGGGTAGCCGAAATAGGCGCGCGTCCCCCCCGCTTCCGCGAAGTCTCCCATCCCGGCCCGGATCGCGGCGGAGAGGGAGACGGGATTGTCCTCCAGTTCACGCATGATCTCCTCACGTACGCGCCGGGGGTCGCGGGCGAGGAGGATCGAACCCTCGTACCGCCCGGCATGACAGGCGCCGCTCCGGAACTCCTCGGTGAGCCGGCCTCCCCACGGCCGGAGCGTGACATCCGGAAACACGACGCGAATCGAGTCGTCCCCGCCGGTCGTCTCGGCGGCAGCCCGAAGCGCCTCGAGGTTGGCGGGATCGAAGTGGGCGTTCGCGATCGCCAGGGTGGCGATCCCGGCCCGACGCAGGCTGGCGGCGATGTCGGCGATGAGCGCGGTGAGCGTCGCGGTCCCGATATCGATCGTGCCGGGGAAGCTCGCCGAGAAGGCGGCCGGCGTGTACCGGAGGCCGTCGAGGAGCACGATCTCCAGACCCAGAGCCGAAAGCCGTCGCGCGCCGGCTTCCGCCATCGCTTCCGCAATGGTGACGTCGGTGTCGAGAGGCAGGTGGGGGCCGTGCGCTTCGGTCGCTCCGACGGGCAGGATCGCCACCGTTCGCCCGAGGTCGAGCGCCCCGACTTCCTCCCAGGTGAGGTCCGAAAGCCTGTGCAGAGTCATGGAGTCTCGCTACGCCCTGCCGGGGAAGGGCGCAAGTCCGGGCGGGCCGGGTCGGTTGTAGACGCTCCGGCCCGCGCATACCCTGCGAACCTCAGCCCGGACCGGACGACCCCCGCCGCTGGAGCCCGATGCGAGACGCCGCACCGCAGCCGATCTTCGATCCGCCCGAGCGCTTCAACATCGCCGAGTACTTCCTGGGCGACCGCATTCGAGAAGGGCGGGGCGGCCGCCGCGCGCTACTCACGGCCGGCGGCGAGCAGACCTACGCGGAAGTCGAAGCGCTGGCGAACCGTTACGGCCACCTGCTGCGCGGCGCGGGCGTGCGACCGGAGGAGCGGGTCCTCATCGCGCTTCCGGACGGACCGGACTTCGTCGGCGCCCTCTTCGGCACGCTGCGGATCGGCGCCGTGGGTGTCATGCTGAACCCGTGGCTTCGGCCCGACGAGATCTCGTACTTCTTTCGTTACACGCGCGGCGCCGTCCTTCTCGTGGATTCGGGCCGTGCGCCCTCCTTTCGCGAGGGAACGCCCGCGGCGCCGGCAGCGGCGACGGTGCGGGAGTCCGGAATCCCCTGGCGCGAGGACGCCTCCGCGCCGCGCGAGACCTTCGTCGTGGACGACCCCGCGTTCGTGGCACGGCTGCATGCCCAGCCCGCGACGCTGGACCCCAGCCCGACCCACCGGGACGACCCCGCCCTCTGGCTGTTCAGCGGCGGGACGACCGGCCGCCCGAAAGGCGTCGTGCAGACGCACGCCTCGTTCGCGAACACGACGGAGTGTTACGGCAAGCGGGTGTTGGGCCTGACGGAAGACGACATCACGCTCTCCGTCCCGAAGCTGTTCTTCGGATACGCCACCGGCTCCAACCTTTTCTTCCCCTTCTCGGTCGGCGCGACCGCGGTCCTCTTCCCGGAGCGGTGCAGTCCGGAGGTTCTGTTCGAGAGGATCGCACGATTCCGGCCCACGGTGCTCGTCAACGTCCCCACCATGATCCGGCACATGGTGGCGCACCCGGACGCCGCCGCGAGCGATCTCTCAAGCCTTCGTCTCGCGACCTCGGCGGGAGAGGCCCTCCCGCCCGAACTCCACCGGCGCTGGCGCGACCGCTGGGGGGTGACGCTCCTGGACGGCCTGGGGACAGCGGAGATGTGGCACATCTTTCTCAGCAACCGCCCCGACGAGGTGCATCCGGGAACGCTCGGGCGCGCGGTGCCCGGTTTCGAGGTGCGGGTCTGCGACGACGAGGGTCGAGACCTTCCGGACGGCGAAGTGGGTTGGCTCTGGGTCCGCGGGGGGTCGCGGGCGCTGGGATACTGGCGGCGGGCGAAGGCGACGGCGGAGGCCTTCCGCGGCGAGTGGTACGTGTCGGGCGACATGATCGTCCGCGACGAGCGCGGCGTGTTCCGCTACTGCGGTCGCGGCGACGACATGCTCAAAGTCAGAGGAAAATGGCTCTCACCCGGCGAGGTCGAGGATTGCCTGCTTCGGCACGCCGCCGTGGCGGAGGCGGCCGTCGTCGGCGTGCCGACTCACGAGGGCCTCGTGGAGCCGGTCGCCTGGATCGTCCCGACGAAGCGGGCCGCCGCGCGAGCCGGCGAGCTTGTTCCGGAGCTCAGGGAGTTCGTCGCTTCGCGACTGCCCTCGTACAAGACGCCCGCCGCCGTTCACGTCGCGGCCGACCTGCCGAGGACGCACCTGGGAAAGGTCGACCGCGCCGCGCTCCGCGACCGATCCCGGAGCTGACGCGGGGTCTTGCCACGGACTGCTAGTCGCCGTCGAGCTGCGCCATGACGAGTCCGCTCCGGATCTTGGGCTCGAACCAGGTCGACTTTGGGGGCATCATCCGCCGCTGCCGGCACACCGCGATGAACTGACGCATCGTCACGGCGGGAAGGGTGACCGCCAGGTCCGCCCGACCTCCGTCCACTTCGGCCACGAGCCATCCCGCATCCTTGTTCGCGCCCACGAACGTGAGCCGTTCGTCCGCCGCGTCCGCCAGACCCAGATCGGCGAACAGCGTCCGCTGCACGATGTCGTGGTCGATGGAGGCGGCGGCATCGGCCGCGTCGTACACACCGCTCCGGGGCGTCGCGCGCCGCCAGCCCCGCCCCGCCGCATAGACGCCGATCACGTGGGTCTCGCGAGGCTGTAGAGGTTCTTCCCCGGCGGGCGAAACCTCGAAGGAGCGCTCCAGCGCCGCATCGACCGCCGCATCGACGGCAGTCGCGTCGTGTTGGCGAGGGAGGCGGACCAGCCGGTTGTACGGGGAAATCCCCATCCGGTCCGCCGGAAAGAATACCGCGAGGAAAGACTCGTACCCCAGCATTGCGGCGGCCGCGCTCCGGTGGTTGCCATCGGCCACGTATGCCTCGGGCTCCGCGGCCAGCAGTCGCTGGAGGCGGGCGATGGCCCCCGGTTCCTCAACGAGCCAGATGCGATGGGATGTGCCTCCCGAGCCCCCGGTCTCGAAGTCGGGTGCGGTCCCGTCGGCGTGGCGCTCGAGGGCTGCCGCGAACTCCCCGGACGCGTCCGGGACCGCGTTGTTCACGGTCCCGATGATGGCGCCCGTCGCTTCGATGAGCCGGGCGCGTCCCCTCGCCTTGGGCGGGCGAACCCCTTCGTTCCGAATGATCGGCCCGGCCGGCGTGTCTTCCGTCCGGATCTCGTTCGTGCGGGCCAGCCCGCCCAGGCCGATCTGCCGCACGCCGGGGCGCCGCGGGTCCACGATCTCGTAGAGGTACAGGATCCGCTTCGCCTCGCGGGTGAGGCGCGAGGCGCTCAGCCGCTGGAAGTTGCGGCGCGCGAGTCTCATCGACGCCTCCGAGTCACCCGGCAGGACTGCCGTCGGGCTGTCGACCGCGCAGTGCGCCATCGTGACGCCGAGGACGGAGTCGGGTGCTCGCCGAATGGCCTCCCAGATCTCCACATCTCCCTGGAATTCGTCGTAGTTCCGCGCCGAGACGCGGCGGGCGGCGTCGGAGTCGACGGGTACGAGCGCGCGCGGGACGGGGCGTATCGTAAGCATGGCGTGAGGGACTCGGTCTGGAGTTGGCAGCCCGACGCAGGGTCTTGCCACTGGCTGCAAGGGACGGTTCGGCGACAACCCTGCCAAGCCGGACCACGCGGCGCAACGCCCGCCGCGCGCCCCGCGCGCACGCGGAGGGTTGCCGTAGTCCCCTCCCGACGGTTTCATAAGGGGCGACGGAGGCAGGTACGCCGAGTGCGGCGGCATGCCGCGGACGGTCCGCAGGCTACCGGCCGCCACGAAGGTTGGGGGTACGATGGGACTCTTCAAGGCCCGCGTCCGGACGCGAGGCATCAGCCG
This is a stretch of genomic DNA from Candidatus Palauibacter australiensis. It encodes these proteins:
- a CDS encoding acyl-CoA dehydrogenase family protein; protein product: MIDLHPVRAFLEPRHLELGEGLGRYAAAEFAEHAHRDDDDLARRYAREICASLGRGGWLKAVAQQDFRACSVTRETLAFYSPLADAMFALQALGSTPIALAGDERQRRLWLDRAIRGRAVAAFAMSEPEAGSDVAAMRTTAVRDGNDYVLNGVKTFISNAGIADFYLLFAVTDPGEGVAGISAFLLPADTKGFRFVRPLVMADPHPLGEIALEDCRLPASARVGGEGEGYKLGLATLDRLRPTVGAAACGMAGRALHEALHHALSRRQFGRALADFQITQEKVGRMGTDLTAARLLVYRAAWERDGGADRTDLEAAMAKSFATEIAQGVVDDAVQILGGRGVLADHPVDRLYRSVRALRIYEGATEIQRLIIARHLLDAARGESDL
- a CDS encoding enoyl-CoA hydratase family protein, which codes for MHLNPSSFLYEVDAATSVATITLNRPERGNALTFEIYDELRNTFRALDREPGVRAVVITGAGAAFCTGGDVRDIIGPLLEMDAAELLDFTRMTCDLIAAMRECGRPVVGALNGTVAGAGAVIATACDVRIAAESAKIAYLFTRVGLSGADMGIAWLLPRIIGLGRATELLMTGDFLDAREALRVGLYHRVVPDGEALAAGTEWAARLAAGPTAALSVTKRALETEAHMTLRDALAEEARLQAACMEEPNFREGFRAFVEKRAAVFS
- a CDS encoding RidA family protein codes for the protein MTDAFEVLNPAALGEPRGWNHGLLAPPGGRVLFVAGQTASGSGGQIETPDFAAQFALALDRVLTVVRAAGGEPSHIGRMTIYVTDLAAYREARSELGAAWRARLGRHYPAMALVEVSGLVDTGAQVEIEATAVLP
- a CDS encoding SDR family NAD(P)-dependent oxidoreductase; the encoded protein is MSLAGRGALVTGGGRGIGAATARTLADRGVRLVLAARSTPEIEAVAAELRDGGGEAWAATCDVSDPANVKALCREAEHRLGAVDILVNNAGVASSAAVVKLALEEWDRLWRINATGAFLAMQGVMPGMMERGWGRIVNVASVAGLRGARYIAAYAASKHALLGLTRAAAAEVAGAGVTVNAVCPGYVDTPMTDATIENIVKRTDMDETDAVEAILATTPQGRLIAPGEVAASIAFLCGDEARSINGQTIVLDGGATATLP
- a CDS encoding creatininase family protein, with protein sequence MTLHRLSDLTWEEVGALDLGRTVAILPVGATEAHGPHLPLDTDVTIAEAMAEAGARRLSALGLEIVLLDGLRYTPAAFSASFPGTIDIGTATLTALIADIAASLRRAGIATLAIANAHFDPANLEALRAAAETTGGDDSIRVVFPDVTLRPWGGRLTEEFRSGACHAGRYEGSILLARDPRRVREEIMRELEDNPVSLSAAIRAGMGDFAEAGGTRAYFGYPSQATAEEGRATIETLGDILAEAVREALREEKES
- a CDS encoding benzoate-CoA ligase family protein, with product MRDAAPQPIFDPPERFNIAEYFLGDRIREGRGGRRALLTAGGEQTYAEVEALANRYGHLLRGAGVRPEERVLIALPDGPDFVGALFGTLRIGAVGVMLNPWLRPDEISYFFRYTRGAVLLVDSGRAPSFREGTPAAPAAATVRESGIPWREDASAPRETFVVDDPAFVARLHAQPATLDPSPTHRDDPALWLFSGGTTGRPKGVVQTHASFANTTECYGKRVLGLTEDDITLSVPKLFFGYATGSNLFFPFSVGATAVLFPERCSPEVLFERIARFRPTVLVNVPTMIRHMVAHPDAAASDLSSLRLATSAGEALPPELHRRWRDRWGVTLLDGLGTAEMWHIFLSNRPDEVHPGTLGRAVPGFEVRVCDDEGRDLPDGEVGWLWVRGGSRALGYWRRAKATAEAFRGEWYVSGDMIVRDERGVFRYCGRGDDMLKVRGKWLSPGEVEDCLLRHAAVAEAAVVGVPTHEGLVEPVAWIVPTKRAAARAGELVPELREFVASRLPSYKTPAAVHVAADLPRTHLGKVDRAALRDRSRS
- a CDS encoding DUF1015 family protein, producing the protein MLTIRPVPRALVPVDSDAARRVSARNYDEFQGDVEIWEAIRRAPDSVLGVTMAHCAVDSPTAVLPGDSEASMRLARRNFQRLSASRLTREAKRILYLYEIVDPRRPGVRQIGLGGLARTNEIRTEDTPAGPIIRNEGVRPPKARGRARLIEATGAIIGTVNNAVPDASGEFAAALERHADGTAPDFETGGSGGTSHRIWLVEEPGAIARLQRLLAAEPEAYVADGNHRSAAAAMLGYESFLAVFFPADRMGISPYNRLVRLPRQHDATAVDAAVDAALERSFEVSPAGEEPLQPRETHVIGVYAAGRGWRRATPRSGVYDAADAAASIDHDIVQRTLFADLGLADAADERLTFVGANKDAGWLVAEVDGGRADLAVTLPAVTMRQFIAVCRQRRMMPPKSTWFEPKIRSGLVMAQLDGD